The Kiritimatiellia bacterium DNA window GACCCGGTGGAGGAAGTCATAAACCTGGTCGGCTTCCGGGGCGGCTGGTCGTTCCCCTGGAAATTCCCCCGCACCTTCGGCGTGGTGGGTGCGAGTGCGACCGCCACAAACAGGGGCAACGTTTCGACGCCCGTCATAATCACAGTAACAGGATACACCAGGTATCCCATGATTGAAAACGAGACCACCGGCGAGCGGATCATCGTCGATATTGAAATCCCCGAGGGCCGGATCCTGGAGATCACAACGCAATTCAATAATAAGCGCGTCGAGATCGTGGACCTGGACGGCAACAACCGCGAGAGCGTATTCTACAACGTCGTAAGGGATGAAAAATACAGCCTTTGGGAGATGGTCCCCGGCGACAATAATATTCGGTATACCGCGGCGGAGGAATCCGGGGACGCCGGGGCGAGCATCAGGTATTTTCACAGATATTCGGGTGTATAGGTGGATTTTTCCTCCTGATTGTGGTATGATTAGGTAGGAGGTGGAAGATATGCATAAAAAATTAATCACGCTGATTATCGTAGTTCTATTAGTCACAGGATCTGGGACAATATACGCAACAAATCAACCCGTCCGGGAGGCGGTAAACGATATTCTGCCGCTGTCCGGCACGGAGGCACCGGAGGGCGAGACGGAGGGCGAGGAAGAAGAAATCGAATTCCCCGAGCCGGACCCCGAGCCGCCGCCGGAGGAGGAGCCGGA harbors:
- a CDS encoding phage tail family protein, with protein sequence MITKTWTVNGETFTFGMPFNLEYIEGMGGAPAEIKTQRAPYQNGVTVREKNQKERPLTLYVEVFADSEEQLLERRAYMTRLFNALNEPGIFTYGDRAIAAEVDGGPRFTRARGHSTPMIIHLLAPDPNFYDPVEEVINLVGFRGGWSFPWKFPRTFGVVGASATATNRGNVSTPVIITVTGYTRYPMIENETTGERIIVDIEIPEGRILEITTQFNNKRVEIVDLDGNNRESVFYNVVRDEKYSLWEMVPGDNNIRYTAAEESGDAGASIRYFHRYSGV